Proteins from one Naumovozyma castellii chromosome 3, complete genome genomic window:
- the RPL8A gene encoding 60S ribosomal protein eL8 (ancestral locus Anc_4.8), with protein sequence MAPGKKIAPAPFGAKSTKSTKAKNPLTNSTPKNFGIGQSIQPKRNLSRYVKWPEYVRLQRQKKILSIRLKVPPTIAQFQYTLDRNTASETFKLFNKYRPETAAEKKERLTKEAAAIAEGKTRQEASPKPYVVKYGLNHVVSLIENKKAKLVLIANDVDPIELVIFLPALCKKMGVPYAIVKGKARLGTLVNQKTSAVAALTEVKAEDEAALAKLVSTINANFTDKYDDVKKHWGGGIMGNKAQAKIAKKAKASESA encoded by the coding sequence ATGGCTCCAGGTAAGAAAATTGCTCCAGCTCCATTCGGTGCTAAGTCCACCAAGTCTACTAAGGCTAAGAACCCATTGACCAACTCTACCCCAAAGAACTTTGGTATTGGCCAATCCATCCAACCAAAGAGAAACTTGTCTAGATACGTCAAATGGCCAGAATATGTCAGATtacaaagacaaaagaaGATCTTGTCCATTAGATTGAAGGTTCCTCCAACCATTGCTCAATTCCAATACACTTTGGACAGAAACACTGCTTCTGAAACTTTCAAGCTGTTCAACAAGTACAGACCAGAAACTGCTgctgaaaagaaggaaagattGACTAAGGAAGCCGCTGCCATTGCTGAAGGTAAGACTAGACAAGAAGCTTCTCCAAAGCCATACGTTGTCAAGTACGGTTTGAACCATGTTGTCTCCTTGATTGAAAACAAGAAGGCTAAGTTGGTTTTGATCGCTAACGATGTCGACCCAATTGAATTGGTCATTTTCCTACCAGCTTTGTGTAAGAAGATGGGTGTTCCATATGCTATTGTCAAGGGTAAGGCTAGATTAGGTACTTTGGTTAACCAAAAGACCTCTGCCGTCGCTGCTTTAACCGAAGTTAAGGCTGAAGACGAAGCTGCTTTGGCTAAGTTGGTCTCCACCATTAACGCTAACTTCACTGACAAATACGATGATGTCAAGAAGCACTGGGGTGGTGGTATCATGGGTAACAAGGCTCAGGCCAAGATTGCCAAGAAAGCTAAGGCTTCTGAATCCGCTTAA
- the SBP1 gene encoding Sbp1p (ancestral locus Anc_4.7) — protein MSTTAAETTIPATNVETGSEISGPAIVTGPIRTSHNPDTTVFIGNVAHETTKEELENVFEAEYPDVRVEMPVKEHTGAHVSASKHAFAIFPTTIDFDAIKEKYDTTTLHEREIHIKRVRNLEPRRGGFRGGRGGFRGRGAFRGGRGGFNGGASRPFQKKEKIPLDQMERSKDTLYVNNLPYSATKEELAELFGTKPELVVLPKRRMRDETTKKVVFSETLNRGIAFITFENLSGDIADKREEFQGKTLEERELVVDVAVVKPKREEHVEEAHPDAEESHEEAQTENE, from the coding sequence ATGTCAACTACTGCTGCCGAAACAACCATCCCTGCCACCAATGTGGAGACTGGATCTGAAATCTCAGGCCCTGCTATTGTTACTGGACCTATTAGAACGTCCCATAATCCAGATACTACTGTCTTTATTGGTAATGTTGCTCATGAAACTACCAAGGAAGAACTGGAAAACGTCTTCGAAGCTGAATACCCAGATGTCAGAGTCGAGATGCCTGTAAAGGAACATACCGGTGCCCACGTCTCAGCTAGTAAGCATGCATTTGCCATTTTCCCAACAACTATCGATTTCGATGCCATTAAGGAAAAGTATGATACCACTACCCTTCATGAAAGAGAAATCCATATTAAGAGAGTAAGAAACCTTGAACCAAGAAGGGGTGGATTCAGAGGCGGAAGAGGCGGCTTCAGAGGTAGAGGTGCCTTCAGAGGTGGAAGAGGTGGTTTCAATGGAGGTGCATCTCGTCCATTccaaaagaaggaaaagataCCTTTGGATCAAATGGAGAGATCAAAGGATACTTTGTACGTGAATAACTTGCCATACAGTGctacaaaagaagaattggctGAATTATTTGGTACCAAACCAGAATTGGTCGTTCTCccaaaaagaagaatgagAGATGAAACTACAAAGAAAGTAGTCTTTTCAGAAACATTGAATAGAGGTATTGCATTTAttacttttgaaaatctaAGTGGTGATATTGCCGATAAACGTGAAGAATTTCAAGGTAAGACTCTGGAGGAAAGAGAATTGGTTGTGGACGTTGCTGTTGTTAAACCAAAGCGTGAGGAACATGTTGAAGAAGCTCACCCTGATGCTGAGGAATCCCACGAGGAAGCACAAACTGAAAACGAATAG